Proteins encoded in a region of the Stieleria neptunia genome:
- a CDS encoding DUF6891 domain-containing protein translates to MLEPETKSEIAAMVRSGFYSRDRLLEIFTEEMYAPNELDPAEVSSELDAQFTQYEEEKQSYPPTTDCDRLDAAFKMMNERGVVAIQNAGYTQSDGFEDVGESYNQHPNKESVLGYCFYHGQDLERAVNGEGLYFAFGPVDPAVEQTVGIEVGNIVRDSLESNGLAVEWDGTFENRLRVPKLNWQKR, encoded by the coding sequence ATGCTCGAACCTGAAACGAAATCGGAGATTGCAGCCATGGTCCGGTCTGGGTTCTATTCCCGAGACCGATTGCTCGAAATATTTACTGAGGAAATGTACGCGCCCAATGAACTCGACCCTGCAGAGGTGTCATCTGAGTTGGATGCACAATTTACTCAATACGAAGAGGAAAAACAGTCGTACCCGCCAACCACTGACTGCGATCGACTCGACGCTGCGTTTAAAATGATGAACGAACGTGGGGTCGTCGCCATCCAGAATGCTGGTTATACGCAAAGCGACGGGTTCGAAGACGTCGGTGAGTCTTACAACCAGCATCCAAACAAGGAGTCCGTTTTAGGCTATTGTTTCTACCACGGTCAGGACCTGGAACGTGCGGTAAACGGAGAGGGGTTATACTTCGCGTTTGGCCCCGTCGACCCCGCAGTTGAACAAACTGTCGGCATTGAGGTGGGAAATATCGTTCGCGACTCACTTGAAAGCAATGGCTTGGCGGTCGAATGGGATGGGACGTTTGAAAACCGCCTCAGGGTTCCCAAGCTGAATTGGCAGAAGCGTTGA
- a CDS encoding DUF6869 domain-containing protein: MTFLDPRWDELTDAEWDQFAIAWNAELNGSEESHPLPRLPWLLDDPPSGASDFVVPMNFTASPNAQWKFILAAYSHGNVDTHGHLAAGPVEHLLGNHGNDYISVVEKSAAEDPGFANMLRGCYQYRMTADVWRRLCVARGESGEPDDARESPS; this comes from the coding sequence ATGACATTCCTTGATCCTCGCTGGGATGAACTCACCGATGCCGAATGGGATCAATTCGCTATTGCTTGGAATGCTGAACTCAACGGAAGTGAAGAATCACATCCGCTTCCGCGCCTTCCTTGGTTGCTCGATGATCCGCCGAGCGGCGCAAGCGACTTCGTCGTTCCAATGAACTTTACGGCATCGCCGAACGCTCAATGGAAATTCATTCTTGCTGCGTACTCGCACGGAAACGTGGATACTCACGGACACCTCGCAGCGGGACCAGTTGAGCACTTGCTTGGGAATCACGGAAATGACTACATCTCGGTTGTCGAAAAATCAGCCGCTGAAGATCCCGGGTTTGCTAATATGTTAAGGGGTTGCTACCAATATCGAATGACTGCGGACGTTTGGCGCCGCCTGTGCGTTGCTCGCGGAGAAAGCGGCGAACCAGACGATGCACGTGAGTCGCCGAGTTGA
- a CDS encoding IS91 family transposase encodes MRRGAERYVNEHRDGGASMTVQSVLAKTSLCRTSALGGRWYQCDDCDRLTKRHNSCGDRHCPQCSGGKRQNFSDRASKLILDGVNYYQVVFTLPEVVSTMALANRQEIAELLFHSAWKSLKKTVETEQQYELAALMVLHTWNQKLDAHWHVHALVPGAGPSLSDGGWIKARAPQVDGYEDDRQYLVDAINLRRSFRKIAVAHLQRLRKNDKLKLDGSLAYLQGDEAWEEMIDQLESKEWVSYIEPPPTESSRGEHVVRYLTRYLTGGPISDYRIIAADDHEVTFWAREGRTTGGESLQVPFTLSTSEFIRRWCLHILPKELTKTRQFGGWSNTKAEEYLAKCRASLTDADRSQAGTLDLLSDEVDSVEAEPESTLCCEHCGSESLRLTHEYEKRPWSEIFRRDSKDSPLWYRESQEKDDIRFWDGAMGEGFSEWYAWYLKSGIESARERTAPETAPESNAKAGTRQLQLF; translated from the coding sequence ATTCGTCGCGGTGCTGAACGTTACGTCAACGAGCACCGCGACGGGGGAGCCAGCATGACGGTCCAAAGCGTGTTGGCCAAGACCAGCCTCTGCCGTACTTCGGCACTCGGTGGTCGTTGGTATCAGTGTGATGATTGTGATCGCCTGACGAAACGACACAACTCCTGTGGCGATCGGCACTGTCCGCAATGTAGTGGCGGAAAACGCCAGAACTTCTCCGATAGAGCTTCGAAACTGATCCTCGACGGTGTGAACTACTACCAAGTCGTCTTCACGTTGCCGGAGGTGGTCTCGACGATGGCACTGGCGAATCGTCAAGAGATCGCGGAGTTGCTGTTCCACTCTGCTTGGAAGTCTCTCAAAAAGACGGTTGAAACAGAACAGCAATATGAGCTCGCTGCGCTGATGGTGCTTCACACCTGGAACCAGAAGCTGGATGCTCATTGGCATGTTCACGCATTGGTTCCGGGGGCGGGGCCCAGTTTAAGCGATGGAGGTTGGATTAAAGCCAGGGCGCCGCAAGTCGACGGCTATGAAGATGACCGCCAGTACCTCGTCGATGCGATCAATCTTCGAAGATCGTTTCGGAAGATCGCGGTGGCTCACCTACAGCGTCTTCGTAAGAACGACAAATTGAAACTCGACGGCTCGCTGGCGTATCTGCAAGGTGACGAAGCCTGGGAGGAGATGATCGATCAGCTCGAATCAAAGGAATGGGTCAGCTACATCGAACCCCCTCCGACCGAAAGCAGTCGCGGCGAGCACGTGGTTCGTTACTTAACGCGTTATCTGACCGGTGGGCCGATCAGTGACTACCGCATCATCGCCGCGGACGACCACGAGGTCACATTTTGGGCCCGCGAAGGCCGCACCACCGGTGGTGAATCGCTTCAAGTTCCGTTCACTCTCTCGACATCGGAGTTCATCCGTCGCTGGTGCCTGCACATTCTGCCAAAAGAGTTGACCAAAACACGTCAGTTTGGAGGCTGGTCGAATACAAAAGCTGAAGAATATCTCGCGAAGTGCCGAGCGTCACTCACCGATGCCGACCGATCGCAGGCGGGGACTCTCGACTTGCTCTCTGATGAAGTCGACTCGGTCGAGGCCGAGCCCGAATCGACGTTGTGCTGTGAGCACTGTGGCAGCGAATCGCTTCGTCTGACGCACGAGTATGAGAAGCGACCGTGGAGCGAAATCTTCCGGCGGGACTCGAAAGATAGCCCACTTTGGTACCGCGAGAGTCAAGAAAAAGATGACATTCGCTTTTGGGACGGGGCAATGGGTGAGGGCTTTTCGGAATGGTACGCGTGGTATCTGAAAAGTGGCATTGAAAGTGCAAGGGAGCGGACGGCCCCCGAAACCGCACCCGAATCAAACGCCAAAGCTGGCACGCGGCAACTGCAGCTATTCTAA
- a CDS encoding type II toxin-antitoxin system VapC family toxin — translation MDTVYIETSIVSYATAWPSRDIQTAAMQQQARDWWNLEGPNFDLVTSQLVINEASAGDPTAAQDRLELLDGLELVDVGQGAQALAARIVSAHLMPQKAAADALHVAAAALGGVNYLLTLNCKHIANAHELPRVYELLDSEGLGQLLICTPAEFLGGDNDEESNT, via the coding sequence ATGGATACTGTTTACATCGAAACGTCGATCGTGAGCTACGCGACCGCGTGGCCGAGTCGCGATATCCAAACTGCGGCGATGCAACAGCAGGCTCGAGATTGGTGGAATTTGGAAGGACCCAATTTTGATCTTGTGACATCGCAGCTCGTGATCAACGAAGCGTCTGCTGGCGATCCAACCGCCGCACAGGATCGACTCGAATTGCTGGATGGCCTAGAACTTGTCGACGTGGGGCAGGGTGCACAGGCCCTTGCCGCCAGGATCGTTTCCGCCCATCTGATGCCACAGAAAGCCGCTGCCGATGCATTGCATGTGGCCGCTGCCGCACTCGGTGGTGTAAACTACCTGCTGACACTCAACTGTAAACACATCGCGAACGCTCATGAGCTTCCCCGGGTCTATGAATTGCTCGATAGCGAGGGGCTGGGGCAGTTGCTGATCTGTACTCCCGCAGAGTTTTTAGGTGGAGATAATGACGAAGAATCCAATACTTGA
- a CDS encoding four helix bundle protein, with protein MTEPIFDHDRLDVYRFSIEYVASSFAAARDLSGCHRHARDQWLRAAQSIPLNIAEGNGKRSLKDRSRFLDIARGSALECVAIQDVLAATDGLDVERHHELKRSLHRIVSMLTRLIARSDAVAESPVEYNAGTEYEYRDAEYEYEYDQGRKPEPSRAPEDGLRGFTSGKSLVRPR; from the coding sequence ATGACCGAACCCATCTTCGACCACGATCGACTAGACGTTTACCGTTTCTCTATCGAATACGTTGCTTCGTCATTCGCCGCCGCGAGAGATTTGAGCGGCTGTCATCGCCACGCTCGTGATCAATGGCTTCGCGCCGCTCAATCCATACCGCTGAACATCGCCGAGGGCAACGGGAAGCGAAGCCTCAAAGATCGTAGTCGATTTCTTGACATCGCTCGTGGCTCGGCGCTGGAATGTGTCGCAATTCAAGACGTGCTTGCCGCAACCGATGGACTGGATGTTGAACGCCACCACGAACTGAAACGTTCGCTTCATCGGATCGTTTCGATGCTGACTCGGTTGATCGCGAGATCCGATGCCGTGGCCGAATCGCCGGTGGAGTACAATGCAGGGACCGAGTACGAGTACCGCGATGCTGAGTACGAGTACGAGTACGATCAAGGCAGGAAGCCAGAACCAAGCCGTGCACCTGAGGACGGCTTGCGCGGTTTCACAAGTGGAAAATCACTCGTCCGTCCCAGGTGA
- a CDS encoding DUF6896 domain-containing protein, whose product MIANWITHRDAAAALLVAELNLESPRDVLRPENRGRHDLDGTGWSYRTHGIGVDVTRSNGHGGIDFDFSTLPGQLFAPPDFWRLVLFAKRSVHDRTIDTTKFTPIIDDADSCRDVIERVLGQLFPTQQE is encoded by the coding sequence TTGATCGCGAATTGGATCACACATCGTGACGCGGCAGCAGCGTTACTTGTGGCCGAACTCAATCTGGAATCACCACGTGATGTGCTTCGTCCTGAGAATCGCGGGCGACATGATCTCGACGGAACGGGATGGTCATACCGAACGCATGGTATTGGCGTCGACGTAACACGAAGCAACGGACATGGCGGGATTGATTTTGATTTCTCTACACTGCCTGGGCAACTGTTCGCACCTCCCGATTTCTGGCGTCTTGTCCTGTTTGCCAAACGTTCGGTGCATGACCGGACAATTGACACTACCAAATTTACACCGATAATTGACGACGCTGACTCATGTCGCGATGTGATCGAAAGGGTTCTCGGTCAGCTGTTTCCAACGCAGCAAGAATGA
- a CDS encoding putative sensor domain DACNV-containing protein, translating to MVNPRLESIDTFIRRLLTIRRRLARLPQPQFSGDWPNGFPPSESLSTILHASYYASLEQYEGRTIRTVLNWTHPAFGRAYVHRFDSPSVDFSAKNMRQLAQVADGMSSNLSLVLDNDRLAISGIEFCWPVGGALRNDGFVPGVKISIKGPGHIEYQEGTLAVAYNKGRQIRLRPLQQNEAIRAWIADTECALHEQAISSLKSDAVWGPHEERPEFPNGVMLTFLCSAIRTIENGGHGGTILVLPTAHDAKCIDVRFPALSNDLTTLVRRFGEASLLAAKEGFSTTSPLSPSMVSEHDMMSTLEAFGVAFAKLANCDGAIVMTRDARLLGFGGIIQSPAPALCRTQPRQARGARHTSAQWLCESVPNSIALVVSADRGITLIHSLERNTQITKDLVVW from the coding sequence ATGGTGAATCCACGCTTGGAATCGATTGACACTTTTATCCGAAGGCTGCTGACGATCAGACGGCGTTTAGCTCGGCTACCACAACCACAGTTTTCAGGCGATTGGCCGAATGGATTCCCGCCTTCGGAATCGTTAAGTACGATTTTGCACGCATCGTATTACGCGAGTCTGGAACAATATGAAGGCCGGACCATACGTACGGTCCTCAATTGGACGCACCCCGCATTTGGCCGAGCTTACGTTCACAGATTTGACAGTCCATCGGTGGATTTCAGTGCAAAGAACATGCGTCAACTTGCGCAAGTCGCAGACGGTATGTCGAGCAATCTGAGCTTAGTCCTCGATAATGATCGGTTGGCCATATCTGGGATTGAGTTCTGTTGGCCTGTCGGCGGAGCACTCAGGAATGACGGTTTTGTGCCAGGTGTAAAGATTTCCATCAAAGGACCAGGGCACATCGAATACCAGGAAGGCACCTTGGCAGTAGCGTACAACAAGGGTCGCCAGATAAGGCTGCGTCCACTTCAGCAGAATGAAGCTATTCGCGCATGGATAGCCGACACAGAGTGTGCTCTCCACGAACAGGCCATATCATCGCTCAAGAGCGATGCAGTTTGGGGACCACACGAAGAGCGACCGGAATTCCCGAACGGCGTGATGCTCACATTCCTCTGCAGCGCGATTAGAACGATTGAAAACGGAGGCCACGGAGGCACAATATTGGTGCTGCCGACTGCTCACGATGCGAAATGCATTGACGTACGTTTTCCAGCATTGTCAAACGACCTGACGACTCTTGTTCGTCGATTTGGTGAAGCGAGTCTGCTTGCGGCCAAGGAAGGATTTAGCACCACATCACCGCTTTCCCCGAGCATGGTTAGTGAGCACGACATGATGTCAACGCTCGAGGCGTTTGGTGTTGCTTTCGCCAAACTTGCAAACTGTGATGGTGCAATTGTCATGACACGTGATGCAAGACTGCTGGGCTTCGGTGGTATCATCCAGTCGCCAGCGCCAGCACTTTGTAGGACTCAACCACGGCAGGCACGCGGTGCGCGGCACACGTCTGCTCAATGGCTTTGCGAATCAGTTCCAAACTCGATTGCATTAGTCGTGTCCGCTGATCGTGGCATCACATTAATCCACTCATTGGAGAGAAACACGCAGATAACAAAAGACTTGGTGGTTTGGTGA
- a CDS encoding tyrosine-type recombinase/integrase, translating into MSHKKRTCKLTKRLAEDMLIRNMAEATIDAYTYHVRKFADFIEKPLGQATCEDVRTFQLHLIQERKLAYGSFNQAVCALRFYYRHTQPMPWPVTMVPFGKRPKKLPTVLGRQEVDQLIQCTANLKHRTFLMTLYSAGLRFSEAANLRIHDIDSKRMMIRVANGKGNKERLVPLSPRLLKELRLYWLKYKPTDFLFPGKKPGKPYADTTIRKAMKDAGVKAGIKRRIYPHVLRHSYATGLLEAGVDLLTISKLLGHASFITTMVYLHCRREHLHSVPSPLDWLPVKQLPTYTPPQENGEQDDSDKKS; encoded by the coding sequence ATGTCACACAAAAAACGAACTTGCAAGCTCACCAAACGACTTGCCGAAGACATGTTGATCCGCAACATGGCCGAAGCAACCATCGACGCCTATACCTACCACGTTCGCAAATTCGCCGACTTTATCGAAAAACCGCTCGGCCAGGCAACCTGCGAAGACGTTAGAACCTTCCAGCTCCATTTGATCCAAGAACGAAAGCTTGCCTACGGTTCGTTCAACCAAGCCGTTTGTGCTTTACGGTTTTACTATCGCCACACCCAGCCCATGCCCTGGCCGGTCACGATGGTGCCCTTCGGCAAACGGCCCAAGAAGCTGCCTACCGTGCTCGGCCGACAAGAAGTCGACCAGCTGATTCAATGCACGGCCAATCTGAAACACCGAACCTTTCTGATGACGCTCTACTCCGCAGGGCTTCGATTCTCCGAAGCGGCCAACTTGAGGATCCACGACATCGACTCCAAGCGGATGATGATCCGAGTCGCCAACGGCAAGGGCAACAAGGAACGGTTGGTGCCACTCTCACCGAGACTCTTGAAAGAGCTCAGGCTCTACTGGCTCAAGTACAAGCCGACCGACTTCCTGTTTCCAGGCAAGAAACCGGGGAAGCCCTACGCCGACACCACGATTCGCAAAGCGATGAAGGACGCCGGAGTGAAAGCGGGGATCAAACGCAGGATTTATCCGCATGTCCTGAGGCACTCCTACGCGACAGGACTTCTCGAAGCCGGGGTGGACTTGTTGACGATCAGCAAGCTGCTCGGCCACGCCAGCTTCATCACGACGATGGTTTATCTGCATTGCCGCCGGGAGCACCTGCACAGTGTCCCGAGCCCACTGGACTGGTTGCCGGTCAAGCAACTTCCGACGTACACGCCGCCGCAGGAGAACGGCGAACAGGACGATTCAGACAAGAAAAGCTAA
- a CDS encoding IS91 family transposase → MAITLQQIFGRYFDSFASRFHVSREMLRAAWCIQHCRTRTLGGHVNSCPEGHYHSIAYNSCRHRCCPQCAWVAREQWLAKCKQRLLPCPHHHIVFTLPSELNRIWRFNKAAYAETLFNAAKETLQQLLKDPKYLGAKPGILAALHTWNQTLLPHVHLHCIVTAGGLAGDGTWRRPQKDCLLPRKVLMLKFRGKFKAMLQQKVQSGKIQLPDSMSASDFQKLLAKLSGKPWNVKIFDAYRDGSGVATYLARYIKGGPIGKSRLLDVQDDKVVFRYRIGTQDGGDGKRQGVTALPIDQFLGRWLEHVPPRRFQTVRGYGLYSGNQYSQLDEARAALGVEPPESDSLEQLTWQQWCESAGLLDACTCPVCGKRLVSHHEFSAGRDPPSDAYSWREKQGQAA, encoded by the coding sequence ATGGCCATCACGCTTCAACAGATTTTCGGACGCTATTTCGACTCCTTCGCCTCGCGTTTTCACGTCTCGCGGGAGATGCTTCGCGCCGCATGGTGCATCCAACACTGTCGCACTCGGACGCTCGGTGGGCACGTCAACAGTTGCCCCGAAGGTCACTACCACAGCATCGCCTACAACTCCTGTCGGCATCGGTGCTGCCCCCAGTGCGCCTGGGTGGCCCGAGAGCAGTGGCTGGCCAAATGTAAGCAACGCTTGCTGCCCTGCCCGCATCATCACATCGTCTTCACACTCCCGAGCGAACTGAATCGAATCTGGCGGTTCAACAAGGCTGCCTATGCAGAGACCCTCTTCAACGCCGCGAAGGAAACACTCCAGCAACTGCTCAAGGACCCCAAGTACCTCGGTGCGAAGCCTGGGATCCTGGCGGCGCTGCACACCTGGAACCAGACCCTGTTGCCGCACGTGCACTTGCATTGCATCGTCACCGCCGGCGGGCTGGCTGGTGATGGGACGTGGCGCCGTCCCCAAAAAGATTGTTTGCTGCCCCGCAAAGTGTTGATGCTCAAGTTCCGCGGCAAATTCAAGGCGATGCTTCAGCAGAAGGTTCAATCAGGCAAGATCCAATTGCCCGACTCGATGAGCGCATCCGACTTTCAGAAGCTGTTGGCCAAGCTCAGCGGCAAACCGTGGAACGTCAAGATATTTGACGCCTATCGTGATGGCTCCGGTGTGGCGACCTATTTGGCTCGGTACATCAAGGGCGGCCCGATCGGCAAGTCACGGTTACTGGACGTTCAAGATGACAAGGTCGTGTTTCGCTATCGGATTGGAACGCAGGACGGTGGGGACGGGAAACGTCAGGGGGTGACCGCGTTGCCGATCGATCAGTTTCTCGGCCGCTGGCTGGAGCACGTGCCGCCGCGGCGATTTCAGACGGTTCGCGGCTACGGTCTGTACAGCGGCAACCAATACTCCCAGCTCGATGAGGCCCGTGCCGCGCTCGGCGTGGAGCCGCCAGAGTCCGACTCGCTTGAACAGTTGACTTGGCAACAATGGTGCGAGTCGGCCGGGCTTCTTGATGCTTGCACGTGTCCGGTGTGTGGTAAACGGTTGGTCTCGCATCACGAATTTTCCGCCGGGCGGGATCCTCCCTCTGATGCGTATTCTTGGCGTGAGAAACAAGGGCAAGCCGCATGA
- a CDS encoding tyrosine-type recombinase/integrase, with translation MSHKKRTCKLTKRLAEDMMIRNMAEATIDAYTYHVRKFADFIQKPLDQATVEDVRTFQLHLIRERKLAYGSFNQAVCALRFYYRYTQPMPWPVTMVPFGKRPKKLPTVLGRQEVDQLIQCTANLKHRTFLMTLYSGGLRFAEAANLRIHDIDSKRMMIRVANGKGKKERLIPLSPRLLKELRIYWLKYKPTDLLFPGKIPGKPYADTTIRKAMKDAGEKAGIKRRIYPHVLRHSYATGLLEAGVDLLTISKLLGHASFITTMVYLHCRREHLHSAPSPLDWLPVKQLPTYTPPTENGEQDDSGKKS, from the coding sequence ATGTCACACAAAAAACGAACCTGCAAACTCACCAAGCGGCTCGCCGAAGACATGATGATCCGCAACATGGCCGAAGCCACCATCGACGCCTACACCTATCACGTGCGAAAGTTTGCCGACTTTATCCAAAAACCGCTCGACCAGGCAACCGTCGAAGACGTTAGAACCTTCCAGCTCCATCTGATCCGAGAACGAAAGCTTGCATACGGATCGTTCAACCAGGCCGTTTGTGCTTTACGGTTTTACTATCGCTACACCCAGCCCATGCCCTGGCCGGTCACGATGGTTCCCTTCGGCAAACGGCCCAAGAAGCTGCCTACCGTGCTCGGCCGACAAGAAGTCGACCAGCTGATTCAATGCACGGCCAATCTGAAACACCGAACCTTTCTGATGACGCTCTACTCCGGAGGGCTGCGGTTCGCCGAAGCGGCCAACTTGAGGATCCACGACATCGACTCCAAACGGATGATGATTCGAGTCGCCAATGGGAAGGGCAAAAAGGAACGCTTGATCCCTCTCTCACCGAGGCTCTTGAAAGAGCTCAGGATCTACTGGCTCAAGTACAAGCCGACCGACTTGTTGTTCCCGGGAAAGATTCCGGGAAAACCCTACGCCGACACCACGATTCGCAAAGCGATGAAGGATGCAGGGGAGAAGGCGGGGATCAAACGCAGGATTTATCCTCATGTCCTGAGACACTCCTACGCGACGGGACTGCTGGAAGCTGGCGTGGACCTGTTGACGATCAGCAAGCTCCTTGGTCACGCGAGCTTCATCACGACGATGGTCTATCTGCATTGCCGCCGGGAGCACCTGCACAGTGCCCCGAGTCCACTGGACTGGTTGCCGGTCAAGCAACTTCCGACTTACACGCCGCCGACGGAGAACGGCGAACAGGACGATTCAGGCAAGAAAAGCTAA
- a CDS encoding IS1380 family transposase: MTKRNRKRPALKRLRRQAVEVDFNGGSLTSDGGLVLLREVDKKLNLIERIDQAIDDPRDPFHTKHSQAEILISRIFAIAAGYEDANDQQHLRNDAAFQVAAGRTPRINAGADDDEDPTLASPSTHSRFENRIGKKELFELSKILVDIFLDSFDTPPGEITLDLDATDDKVHGEQERRAFNAYYDSYCFQPLYVFCGDQLLVSYLRAANLGDAHHARGITKLLVARIRKRWPQVKITLRGDGGFAIERLMRWCDKNDVHYIFGLPKNKVLVKEIACEMTRARILRSHRGGKQACFKWFRYRTGRTWDRHRWVVGKAEYTGKGPNPRFVVTNRFSSDGIVDTTYHRPMVNGKRQPLQVKTPGTWCSVAFDPEKFYREHYCMRGEMENRIKEQQLCLFADRTSCTRFIANQFRVMLSSFAYVLLDGVRRLGLSGTKHSRLRVDTIRLRLLKIAARVRVTCRRVIFHLCSHCPWEPLFNQVLTRLCRSD, translated from the coding sequence ATGACAAAGCGTAATCGAAAACGTCCCGCATTGAAACGCCTCCGCAGGCAGGCCGTTGAAGTGGATTTCAACGGCGGATCGCTCACCTCCGACGGAGGCCTCGTCCTGCTTCGTGAAGTCGACAAAAAGCTCAATTTGATCGAGCGGATTGACCAAGCCATCGACGACCCACGTGATCCGTTTCACACCAAGCATTCGCAAGCGGAAATCCTCATCAGTCGAATCTTTGCGATCGCTGCAGGATACGAAGATGCAAACGATCAACAGCATCTTCGCAACGATGCCGCCTTTCAAGTCGCCGCCGGACGGACCCCTCGAATCAATGCCGGGGCGGACGACGATGAAGATCCCACTCTGGCAAGTCCCTCGACGCATTCGCGATTTGAAAATCGAATCGGCAAAAAAGAACTCTTCGAGCTCAGCAAGATCCTCGTTGACATTTTCCTTGACAGCTTCGACACCCCGCCTGGTGAAATCACGCTCGATCTAGACGCAACGGACGACAAGGTACACGGCGAGCAAGAAAGAAGGGCTTTCAATGCCTACTACGACAGTTACTGCTTCCAACCGCTGTACGTATTTTGCGGCGACCAACTTCTCGTCTCTTATCTTCGTGCGGCCAATCTCGGTGATGCACACCACGCACGCGGGATCACAAAATTACTCGTCGCAAGGATCCGCAAACGATGGCCTCAGGTCAAAATTACCCTTCGTGGTGACGGAGGCTTTGCGATCGAACGCCTGATGCGTTGGTGCGACAAAAACGATGTCCACTACATCTTTGGTTTGCCCAAAAATAAGGTTTTAGTCAAGGAAATTGCTTGCGAAATGACACGGGCAAGAATCCTTCGATCACACCGGGGTGGGAAACAAGCCTGCTTCAAATGGTTTCGCTATCGCACCGGCAGGACTTGGGACCGCCATCGCTGGGTGGTCGGCAAAGCAGAGTACACTGGCAAAGGCCCCAATCCTCGCTTCGTCGTAACAAACCGTTTCTCAAGTGATGGCATTGTCGACACGACCTACCATCGACCGATGGTCAACGGCAAAAGGCAACCGTTGCAAGTTAAGACTCCAGGAACATGGTGTTCTGTCGCCTTTGACCCGGAGAAGTTTTATCGAGAGCACTACTGCATGCGTGGCGAGATGGAGAATCGGATCAAAGAACAACAGCTTTGCCTGTTCGCTGATCGCACCAGTTGCACCCGTTTTATTGCCAATCAGTTCCGCGTGATGCTTTCATCATTTGCTTACGTTCTACTCGATGGGGTGCGTCGCCTGGGCCTGAGTGGAACGAAACATAGTCGTCTACGCGTGGACACAATTCGATTGCGTCTATTGAAAATTGCAGCACGCGTGCGTGTGACTTGCCGTCGTGTGATCTTTCATCTCTGCAGCCACTGCCCCTGGGAACCGCTGTTCAATCAGGTGCTGACGCGTCTTTGTCGTAGCGACTAG